One window from the genome of Leucobacter aridicollis encodes:
- a CDS encoding helix-turn-helix transcriptional regulator, translating to MDIQHGDTLALAAETVRAGGRVEVVGSHGSGKSTFLKNLNDILRDGGWSTLFIRGIASLKQFPLAALNFPGVLDAGDEVRGIASIHQVTFALQAKVSGPNSVIFIDDWNELDEASWGIIDSVHRALSVPVVFSHLRGARASSISDESYLSRVPTGYVVEMRSLRIDELGAVLKTHLNSPIERGALSRVYAMTGGHIGLALALVKAARRENQLVQDSYGVWTSTDDLWSSGLTSMLETYVSDLPTHVRDSLEVLASVGTVDLDTARKLVEVEVLELLEERGLTTILSGSVHDWVMVIPPLLVEYFRRAPASTRKDRLNRHILERIGEVEPAAVVLAGNSPLAPIVDGREALFAALAREQVRTRITVASADWVVSQTPRNAVGYITALMQSPQADSEVLVEQVFRDTDFSTGEIESHAELIVLHANWLAHVQGKVDDALELLRTERNSFGDFGRLLDAAEVTILTNLVRAPSDSLKKLKVTHDLPVKVQLALLEAQMLIFVTSCRFNEAHQAFERIRVLDPLQEQIKPRVLYGFMLLGEGRHAEALHLLTHWLEEARKQVDIQGVRSLACALALCHSQSGDHFALDRLAEVVAAVGGHTSFPSNPQVATVSVTTSVVAARRGDTLLTERFVREAQRQGIADGPLPAQSLAWPIAQLMILQGELEHAAEELWRSGEKLWAREARYAGMLEMFVSIEIHPNAERLDKVNQLLKLVPENVSLQAQGVYVTALVKKDPESMLRGAEALVDTGRFGLAASAYAMAEAWFENAGNAARATDAHEAGNRARSRIGSSALDVSRFSALPAVLSRREEQVARLVAYGLTNREIATELYLSARTVEGHVRRIFRKLKLKNRRALEEYFTDQSGI from the coding sequence ATGGATATTCAGCACGGCGACACGCTTGCCCTCGCGGCAGAGACGGTTCGAGCCGGCGGTCGCGTGGAAGTAGTCGGCAGTCATGGTAGTGGCAAGAGTACTTTTCTGAAGAATCTGAACGATATCCTGCGTGACGGCGGGTGGAGTACTCTTTTTATTCGTGGGATCGCCTCTCTCAAGCAGTTTCCGCTCGCAGCCCTCAACTTTCCAGGGGTGTTAGATGCTGGGGATGAGGTCCGTGGTATCGCCTCAATTCACCAGGTAACTTTTGCCCTGCAAGCGAAAGTATCTGGCCCTAACTCGGTGATCTTTATTGACGACTGGAATGAACTTGATGAGGCTTCATGGGGAATCATCGATTCCGTCCATCGTGCGCTTTCGGTACCAGTCGTGTTCTCCCACTTGCGGGGTGCTCGGGCGAGCAGTATTTCGGATGAATCTTACCTCTCACGAGTGCCCACGGGATACGTCGTGGAAATGCGGTCGTTGCGAATTGATGAGCTAGGAGCAGTACTCAAAACGCACCTGAATTCACCGATTGAGAGAGGTGCACTAAGTCGTGTCTATGCGATGACAGGCGGGCACATAGGTTTAGCACTTGCCTTAGTGAAGGCAGCACGGCGTGAGAACCAGTTGGTTCAAGACTCTTACGGAGTATGGACAAGCACGGACGACCTGTGGAGCTCTGGTCTCACGTCAATGCTCGAGACTTACGTCAGCGACCTCCCCACCCATGTCCGAGATTCCCTGGAAGTTCTTGCCTCCGTGGGGACAGTTGACCTGGACACTGCACGGAAGCTTGTTGAGGTTGAGGTACTCGAACTGCTGGAGGAGCGTGGACTCACAACAATCCTCTCGGGTTCAGTGCATGACTGGGTGATGGTTATTCCCCCTCTCTTAGTCGAATATTTTCGGCGCGCACCCGCCTCTACCCGGAAGGATCGCCTCAATAGGCACATCCTTGAGCGAATCGGTGAGGTGGAACCCGCCGCAGTCGTCCTAGCAGGGAATTCTCCCCTGGCTCCAATAGTCGATGGCAGAGAGGCATTGTTTGCTGCCTTGGCTCGGGAACAGGTACGAACGCGGATCACAGTTGCGTCGGCAGATTGGGTGGTATCACAGACACCACGAAATGCGGTGGGCTACATCACCGCGCTCATGCAGTCACCTCAGGCAGACAGTGAAGTACTTGTTGAGCAGGTTTTCCGTGACACGGATTTCTCTACCGGTGAAATCGAAAGTCATGCAGAGCTCATCGTTCTTCACGCCAACTGGCTTGCGCATGTTCAGGGGAAGGTCGATGACGCGCTGGAACTGCTTCGCACCGAGCGGAACTCTTTTGGTGACTTCGGGCGGCTACTTGATGCGGCTGAAGTCACTATTCTCACCAACCTAGTCAGGGCCCCCAGCGATTCCTTGAAGAAGCTCAAGGTAACCCACGACCTCCCAGTAAAAGTGCAACTCGCCCTTCTAGAAGCGCAAATGTTGATCTTCGTGACATCGTGCCGGTTTAATGAAGCCCACCAAGCGTTCGAGCGCATCCGTGTATTAGACCCTCTGCAAGAGCAGATCAAACCACGAGTTCTTTACGGATTTATGTTACTCGGGGAGGGGCGCCATGCTGAAGCGCTGCACCTCCTTACTCATTGGTTAGAGGAAGCGAGGAAACAGGTCGATATCCAGGGCGTTCGCTCTCTCGCGTGCGCGCTTGCGTTGTGCCACAGCCAGTCAGGAGACCATTTTGCCCTTGACCGCTTAGCTGAAGTTGTCGCTGCGGTTGGAGGCCACACCTCGTTCCCTTCGAATCCACAGGTGGCCACGGTCTCCGTGACCACTAGTGTGGTCGCCGCCCGTCGCGGAGACACACTCCTCACTGAACGGTTTGTACGTGAGGCGCAGCGACAGGGTATTGCTGATGGGCCGCTGCCGGCACAGTCGCTTGCCTGGCCAATTGCGCAACTGATGATCCTGCAAGGAGAACTAGAACACGCTGCAGAAGAGCTCTGGAGATCAGGTGAGAAGTTATGGGCTCGGGAAGCGCGCTATGCAGGGATGCTGGAAATGTTCGTTTCGATCGAGATTCACCCCAATGCAGAACGACTCGACAAAGTGAATCAGCTCCTGAAGCTCGTTCCCGAAAATGTCTCCCTGCAAGCCCAGGGAGTTTACGTGACGGCACTCGTGAAGAAGGACCCGGAAAGCATGTTGAGGGGTGCCGAAGCGCTAGTGGACACGGGGCGCTTTGGTTTAGCTGCGTCAGCCTATGCCATGGCCGAAGCATGGTTTGAGAACGCGGGAAATGCTGCACGCGCTACGGATGCGCATGAAGCCGGGAACCGGGCGCGATCGCGGATCGGTAGTTCTGCACTTGACGTTTCCCGGTTTAGTGCATTGCCTGCAGTTCTTTCCCGCCGAGAAGAGCAGGTCGCGAGGCTGGTTGCTTACGGTCTCACCAACCGTGAGATTGCAACGGAACTCTACCTGAGCGCTCGGACCGTCGAGGGGCACGTGAGACGAATCTTTCGGAAGCTGAAGCTCAAAAACCGACGCGCTCTGGAGGAATACTTCACTGACCAGTCTGGAATTTGA
- a CDS encoding DNA primase family protein: MHQNENSPGTGNTEAVEVAADATHKSTSLDAAAQLSHVDVIQRKLNLALADASDNQAKLAYHFAADHGHRVKYTAGLKWFVFDGTRYKADENEAVVTRLLLDTLRALKAEGVAEAAAALDKSDERKAAEAKTGMAANAQTSSGLDSILKIAGRLSGIAAQVSDFDAKPHLLNMPSGTLDLNTGMRHPHDPHDMLTKVTVGDYDPQAPAQSVLWDEFLATVLPDAEVLRYLQQAVGLSLWGAVLLHVLLILIGTGRNGKGVFYNAVMHALGDYATVADDGLFEATHGRNANSASPAIAKLRGARFLVSSELDEKARLDAALTKRLTGGDKLSARDLWAKPFEFDPAFTAFMVTNFLPKLPANDAAVWARVRVVPFSVVIPDAQQDVLLPEKLKAHADAVLAWAARGWTDYQANGLVTPAAVQVATQEYAESQDDVRRFIDECCNPAPLATSFVTTGLHSAYTEWAQGENIHPAHILGKTKFSQSLERLGYPGVKSRHGTAHGLVAVSKP, from the coding sequence ATGCACCAGAACGAGAACAGCCCCGGTACTGGTAACACCGAGGCCGTCGAAGTAGCTGCTGACGCTACGCACAAGTCTACCAGTCTCGACGCTGCTGCGCAGCTGTCGCATGTCGATGTTATCCAGCGCAAGCTGAATCTCGCGCTGGCTGACGCCTCCGACAATCAGGCCAAGCTCGCGTACCATTTCGCGGCCGATCATGGGCACCGGGTGAAGTACACGGCCGGTCTCAAGTGGTTCGTCTTCGACGGCACGCGGTACAAGGCGGACGAGAACGAGGCCGTGGTCACCCGTCTGCTCCTGGATACGCTCCGGGCGCTCAAGGCGGAGGGTGTGGCTGAGGCTGCCGCTGCGTTGGATAAGTCGGACGAGAGGAAGGCTGCAGAAGCGAAGACCGGTATGGCTGCGAACGCGCAGACGAGCAGCGGTCTCGACTCGATCCTGAAGATCGCGGGGAGGCTTTCGGGCATCGCCGCACAGGTGAGCGACTTCGACGCCAAGCCGCACCTGCTCAACATGCCGAGCGGGACCCTCGATCTGAATACCGGCATGCGGCATCCTCACGATCCGCACGACATGCTCACCAAGGTCACCGTCGGCGACTACGACCCGCAGGCCCCGGCGCAGTCCGTTCTGTGGGACGAGTTCCTCGCGACCGTGCTGCCTGACGCCGAGGTGCTCCGTTACCTCCAGCAGGCCGTGGGCCTCTCGCTGTGGGGCGCGGTGCTGCTGCATGTTCTGCTGATCCTGATCGGTACGGGCCGCAACGGCAAGGGCGTGTTCTACAACGCCGTCATGCACGCGCTGGGCGACTACGCGACGGTGGCCGACGACGGGCTCTTCGAGGCCACGCACGGCCGCAACGCGAACAGCGCTTCGCCCGCGATCGCGAAGCTGCGCGGGGCACGCTTCCTGGTCTCTTCGGAGCTCGACGAGAAGGCCCGGCTCGACGCGGCGCTCACCAAGCGCCTCACGGGCGGCGACAAGCTGTCTGCCCGCGATCTCTGGGCCAAGCCGTTCGAGTTCGATCCCGCGTTCACGGCGTTCATGGTGACGAACTTCCTGCCGAAGCTCCCTGCCAACGACGCCGCCGTCTGGGCCCGCGTGCGCGTGGTGCCGTTCAGCGTGGTCATCCCGGACGCGCAGCAGGACGTCCTCCTGCCTGAGAAGCTCAAGGCTCATGCTGACGCCGTGCTGGCGTGGGCGGCGCGAGGGTGGACTGACTACCAGGCGAATGGCCTGGTGACGCCGGCCGCGGTGCAGGTCGCCACGCAGGAGTACGCCGAGAGCCAGGACGACGTGCGCCGCTTCATCGATGAGTGCTGCAACCCTGCCCCTCTTGCTACTTCGTTCGTTACTACGGGGCTGCACAGTGCCTACACCGAGTGGGCGCAGGGCGAGAACATTCACCCGGCTCACATCCTCGGCAAGACCAAGTTCAGCCAGTCGTTGGAGCGTCTGGGGTATCCCGGTGTGAAGTCCCGCCACGGGACCGCGCACGGGCTCGTCGCCGTCAGTAAGCCGTAG
- a CDS encoding IS110 family transposase gives MTQTEPTRSGHIVIGVDTHKHIHVAAVMDTIDGVLATLTIATDTAGYRQLLAWAQGFGKIISFGIEGTGSYGAGLTSFLRRHGYKVVEVSRPDRRLRRLNGKSDTLDAENAARAVLAGFATATPKTMDGAVEMIRQLKVAHDTAVKQKAATMVTLKALLVHAQEQLRAETARKTQRTLARYCAAFRPRGLDSPEDANRHTLRSLAKRWLLLDEEIKELTSMIEELVLGRAPHLLDEFGIGVDTAAEILIVAGDNPERIKSEAAFAKLAGISPVPTGSGMTSGKHRINHGGHRQLNAAIYRTVIVRMRFHQPTIDYVARRTAEGKSKRDIIRCLKRYVIRELYHLVKVNPRTGEIVS, from the coding sequence ATGACCCAGACAGAACCCACCCGTTCAGGGCATATCGTGATCGGCGTCGACACGCATAAACACATTCACGTCGCAGCAGTGATGGACACCATCGACGGGGTACTCGCGACCCTCACGATCGCAACCGACACCGCCGGGTATAGGCAGCTGCTCGCCTGGGCTCAAGGGTTCGGAAAGATCATCTCTTTCGGGATCGAGGGAACCGGCTCCTACGGGGCAGGCCTCACCTCGTTCCTGCGGCGGCACGGGTACAAGGTCGTCGAGGTCTCACGCCCTGACCGCAGACTCCGCCGGCTCAACGGTAAGTCCGACACTCTCGATGCGGAGAACGCCGCGCGAGCGGTACTTGCGGGGTTCGCGACCGCGACCCCGAAAACAATGGATGGCGCGGTCGAGATGATCCGGCAGCTCAAAGTTGCCCATGACACTGCGGTGAAGCAGAAAGCCGCGACGATGGTGACGCTCAAAGCCCTGCTCGTGCACGCGCAAGAACAGCTCCGTGCCGAGACCGCGCGGAAGACGCAACGCACTCTCGCGCGTTACTGCGCAGCATTCCGGCCGCGCGGCCTCGACTCCCCAGAGGATGCGAACCGGCATACGCTGCGGTCGCTTGCGAAGCGTTGGCTCTTGCTCGACGAGGAGATCAAGGAACTCACCAGCATGATCGAGGAGCTCGTTCTCGGACGCGCACCACATCTGCTGGACGAGTTTGGTATTGGTGTGGATACTGCAGCCGAAATCCTCATCGTCGCAGGAGACAACCCCGAGCGCATCAAGTCCGAGGCCGCGTTCGCGAAACTCGCGGGTATCAGCCCGGTCCCCACCGGATCAGGCATGACCAGCGGGAAGCATCGCATCAACCATGGCGGGCACCGGCAACTCAACGCGGCGATCTATCGGACCGTGATCGTGCGGATGAGATTCCACCAGCCCACCATCGACTACGTCGCCCGCAGAACCGCCGAGGGGAAAAGCAAACGAGACATCATCCGATGCTTGAAACGCTATGTGATTCGCGAGCTCTACCACCTCGTCAAAGTCAATCCGAGGACAGGTGAGATTGTGAGTTGA
- a CDS encoding antirestriction protein ArdA: MTTMTTTDTTPRVWIGCLACYNAGRLVGDWHDAIGAADVTTADVHGRPSSHDELWCFDIENIPVRREMSPSEAAEWGRVFDEIDEHQRAALYAWVASGDYVAEGTGDLPSTSDFEDRYCGHWESFDDYASSYADDTGLLTGIPEEIQRHFDWKSWTAELAYDYTTCDADSGVYVFRSY; the protein is encoded by the coding sequence ATGACCACCATGACTACTACCGACACCACACCCCGAGTCTGGATCGGATGCCTTGCCTGCTACAACGCAGGCCGACTCGTCGGCGACTGGCACGACGCCATAGGCGCTGCCGACGTCACCACAGCCGACGTCCACGGCCGCCCGAGCTCGCACGACGAGCTCTGGTGCTTCGACATCGAGAACATCCCCGTGCGCCGCGAGATGAGCCCTAGCGAGGCCGCGGAGTGGGGGCGCGTGTTCGACGAGATCGACGAGCACCAGCGAGCTGCGCTTTACGCGTGGGTCGCGAGCGGAGACTACGTCGCCGAGGGCACCGGCGACCTGCCCAGCACCTCTGACTTCGAGGACCGCTACTGCGGCCACTGGGAGTCATTCGACGACTACGCGAGCAGCTACGCGGATGACACGGGGTTGCTGACCGGCATCCCCGAGGAGATCCAGCGCCACTTCGACTGGAAGTCCTGGACTGCCGAGCTGGCCTATGACTACACCACGTGCGACGCCGACAGCGGCGTCTACGTGTTCCGCAGCTACTGA
- a CDS encoding helix-turn-helix domain-containing protein produces the protein MAAISKTKKPPANPRTGRVSKAESLVVEAPPVIELTPGALSSPNAAQYVGLNNRTLANMRAQGRGPRFFRAGGLNSRVYYLVKDLDAWLEERVAASNGGA, from the coding sequence ATGGCCGCCATCAGCAAGACCAAGAAGCCCCCCGCAAACCCCCGCACCGGCCGCGTCTCGAAGGCTGAGAGTCTCGTCGTCGAGGCCCCGCCTGTGATCGAGCTCACGCCTGGCGCGCTCTCGTCGCCGAACGCTGCTCAGTACGTCGGTCTGAACAACCGCACGCTCGCGAATATGCGCGCTCAGGGCCGTGGCCCTCGCTTCTTCCGTGCGGGTGGTCTGAACTCGCGCGTCTACTACCTCGTCAAGGATCTCGACGCCTGGCTCGAAGAGCGGGTCGCGGCCTCGAACGGGGGTGCGTGA
- a CDS encoding helix-turn-helix domain-containing protein yields MGWRSSDARRLGKTLRELRNDRGMSQEDLAHASGLTKNQMSLLERGRGSGPIATAGASNPRMETLAGIADALGMSMSELLAKADL; encoded by the coding sequence ATGGGTTGGAGGAGTAGTGACGCGAGGCGTCTGGGCAAGACGCTGCGCGAGCTGCGCAACGATCGCGGGATGTCGCAGGAGGACCTCGCGCACGCGTCCGGCCTCACCAAGAACCAGATGAGTCTGCTTGAGCGCGGCAGGGGCTCCGGCCCCATCGCTACAGCGGGAGCCTCGAACCCTCGCATGGAGACCCTCGCGGGAATCGCCGACGCGCTCGGCATGAGCATGTCGGAGCTTCTCGCGAAAGCTGACCTGTAG
- a CDS encoding class C sortase, with protein MTVPARKWRASASLILTVLVAVAGVTTLTYSTAASWVSAINQSQVVNRYETSVNHAEPSASEQLRAAHIYNSALSSGALLEANSTVPQGNGEYADTSFDYRSMLATSTGVMARLQIPKIDVDLPVYHGTSEETLEIGVGHLKGTSLPVGGESTHSVLTAHRGLPSATLFTNLDQVKVGDTFTITTFGEVLNYRVVSRQVVAPEDTETLRQIEGEDLVTLVTCTPLGVNSHRILVTGERINPTPPEAIEEARSSAREPGFPWWAVAYISALAVIGWYAWWAGKPPRRLPQHASTECSSNAQQ; from the coding sequence ATGACTGTGCCCGCTCGAAAATGGCGTGCCTCAGCATCATTGATCCTCACGGTTCTCGTGGCTGTTGCTGGCGTCACTACTCTCACCTATTCCACTGCGGCGAGCTGGGTTTCCGCGATTAACCAGAGCCAGGTCGTTAATCGATACGAAACATCAGTCAACCATGCTGAACCGTCAGCCTCAGAGCAACTCAGAGCAGCGCATATTTACAATTCGGCGCTCTCATCCGGTGCACTTCTCGAGGCGAATTCGACGGTGCCGCAGGGGAACGGCGAGTACGCGGACACCTCTTTTGACTACCGCAGCATGCTCGCTACCTCGACTGGAGTGATGGCACGACTTCAAATTCCCAAGATCGATGTAGACCTTCCCGTTTACCACGGCACCAGCGAAGAAACACTTGAGATCGGGGTGGGGCATCTCAAAGGCACCTCGCTACCGGTTGGAGGTGAGAGTACTCACAGCGTGCTCACCGCACACCGAGGCCTCCCCTCCGCCACTCTCTTCACGAACCTGGATCAGGTGAAAGTGGGTGACACATTCACCATCACGACGTTCGGGGAAGTTCTGAACTACCGCGTCGTCTCCAGACAGGTTGTCGCGCCCGAGGACACCGAGACATTGCGGCAGATTGAGGGTGAAGACCTGGTCACGCTCGTCACCTGCACACCACTTGGCGTGAACAGCCATCGAATTCTCGTGACCGGAGAGCGTATCAACCCCACCCCGCCAGAAGCGATTGAGGAGGCTAGGTCGTCCGCGAGAGAGCCGGGATTCCCCTGGTGGGCGGTCGCCTACATCAGCGCTCTCGCCGTAATCGGCTGGTATGCTTGGTGGGCTGGAAAACCACCTCGCCGACTACCACAGCATGCCAGCACGGAGTGCAGTTCCAACGCGCAACAATAG
- a CDS encoding integrase core domain-containing protein encodes MAEALNSLFKAECIRNPMMRPKGGWASIRDVEIAVAEYVDWYNHRRLHGEIGHIPPAEFEAAHWASHEPVSYVGEQVPIGAGSR; translated from the coding sequence ATGGCCGAGGCGCTGAACTCGTTGTTCAAGGCCGAGTGTATCCGCAACCCGATGATGCGCCCCAAGGGCGGGTGGGCGTCGATCCGCGACGTCGAGATCGCAGTCGCCGAATACGTCGACTGGTACAACCACCGGCGCCTGCACGGCGAGATCGGACACATCCCACCCGCCGAGTTCGAGGCCGCCCACTGGGCATCCCACGAGCCCGTCAGCTACGTTGGAGAACAGGTTCCCATCGGAGCCGGTTCCAGATAA
- a CDS encoding AAA family ATPase, which translates to MSVHSNARAHAADFRWHQGRDDITEHTARTLDLEALYDATGEMLAEHLRAARDDEPVEPDESEVALPSIDDITVWKPPPRPLDLTLSLRSAVIGQDRAVGAVAERVAMSLSGLKLKPERPHGVIMLNGPSGTGKTTLAHQLATAAYGDAEAIIRLDMSEYADAADARMKLIGASRIWKNSTREGLLTTRVAEKPRSVVLLDEFEKAHPDLWQLFLQVFDDGRLTDGWGTEASFAETIIVMTTNLGATAESRTPEDVFPGELLGRLDVNVAFDQLSPETARQIAEKAVSEAVTRVTQQGWYVEVGEDVAQWLAGRHRDTRLGVRGLHREIERLLLAPLIAFDDHRVRVQVRSDGAALTFEPLRGHDDPLEP; encoded by the coding sequence ATGAGCGTGCACAGCAACGCCCGCGCGCACGCCGCCGACTTCAGGTGGCACCAGGGCCGCGACGACATCACCGAGCACACCGCACGAACGCTCGACCTCGAAGCGCTCTACGACGCTACCGGCGAAATGCTTGCCGAGCATCTCAGAGCCGCACGCGATGACGAGCCGGTAGAGCCAGACGAGAGCGAGGTCGCGCTACCCAGCATCGACGACATCACGGTGTGGAAGCCACCGCCTCGGCCGCTCGACCTCACGTTATCGCTCAGATCAGCCGTAATCGGGCAGGACCGCGCCGTGGGTGCTGTCGCCGAGCGCGTCGCGATGTCACTCTCCGGGCTGAAGCTCAAGCCAGAGCGACCGCACGGGGTGATTATGCTGAACGGCCCGAGCGGCACCGGGAAGACCACCCTGGCACACCAGCTCGCCACCGCCGCGTACGGCGACGCAGAAGCCATCATCCGGCTCGACATGTCCGAGTACGCCGACGCAGCAGACGCACGCATGAAGCTCATCGGGGCATCACGCATCTGGAAGAACTCGACCCGTGAAGGGCTGCTCACCACCCGTGTCGCCGAGAAGCCGCGCAGCGTCGTGCTGCTCGACGAGTTCGAGAAAGCGCACCCCGACCTGTGGCAGCTGTTCTTGCAGGTGTTCGACGATGGGCGCCTTACCGACGGCTGGGGAACCGAGGCGAGCTTCGCGGAGACGATCATCGTGATGACCACGAACCTTGGAGCCACTGCCGAGTCGCGCACGCCCGAGGACGTGTTCCCCGGGGAACTGCTCGGCAGGCTCGACGTGAACGTCGCGTTCGACCAGCTCTCGCCTGAGACGGCGAGGCAGATCGCTGAGAAGGCCGTCAGCGAGGCCGTGACGCGTGTCACGCAGCAGGGCTGGTACGTCGAGGTCGGTGAGGATGTCGCCCAGTGGCTCGCCGGTCGGCACCGCGACACTCGTCTCGGCGTACGCGGGCTGCACCGCGAGATCGAGCGGCTGCTTCTCGCACCGCTCATCGCGTTCGACGATCACAGGGTGCGAGTACAGGTTCGCTCAGATGGTGCAGCGCTCACGTTCGAGCCGCTGCGGGGGCATGACGACCCCCTCGAACCGTAG
- a CDS encoding IS3 family transposase (programmed frameshift) yields the protein MPMKYSEEFKRDAVALVESGIAQKTVCRDLGISKSALGAWVQDARFKTYGMTPSKDPEEQREMRAALKRIRELEMENEVLRRAAAYLSQAHINAPKMIYPLVREMAAPGARVRVPVAVACRVLEFSEQAYYRWLTSPQSAREAEEEQLIGVLRELHEEDPEGGYRVLADDLHDLGYDISERRVWRLCKVAGIQSAITKRKRRYQRAGEPVGDDLVERDFTADALDEKWLTDITEHWTGEGKLYLCAIKDVCSNRIVGYAIDKRMKASLAVRALGNALQQRGYPAGVIVHSDRGSQFRSRKFQQALKRHQLKGSMGRVGACGDNAAMESFFSLLQKNVLDRQSWRTRQELRLAIVAWIEGKYHRKRRQRRLGKLTRVEFEAIMMDVVALAA from the exons ATGCCAATGAAGTACAGCGAGGAGTTCAAGCGTGACGCTGTCGCGCTCGTGGAGTCCGGCATCGCACAGAAAACCGTGTGCCGTGATCTTGGTATCTCGAAATCAGCACTCGGTGCGTGGGTACAAGACGCCAGGTTCAAAACGTATGGGATGACCCCCTCGAAGGACCCTGAGGAGCAGCGCGAAATGCGAGCTGCTCTGAAACGTATTCGTGAACTCGAGATGGAAAACGAAGTGCTCCGGCGTGCGGCAGCGTATCTCTCGCAGGCGCATATCA ACGCCCCCAAAATGATTTACCCGCTCGTCCGTGAGATGGCTGCGCCAGGTGCCCGTGTCAGGGTGCCGGTCGCGGTGGCGTGCCGGGTACTGGAGTTCAGTGAGCAGGCCTACTACCGATGGCTCACATCTCCGCAGTCTGCCCGTGAGGCCGAGGAGGAGCAGTTGATCGGGGTGCTGCGTGAGCTGCACGAAGAGGATCCCGAGGGTGGCTACCGTGTGCTTGCTGATGATCTCCATGATCTCGGCTACGACATCAGCGAGCGGCGCGTGTGGCGGCTGTGCAAGGTCGCGGGTATTCAGTCGGCCATCACCAAGCGTAAGCGCCGTTACCAGCGAGCTGGAGAGCCGGTGGGTGATGATCTCGTGGAGCGCGACTTCACCGCAGATGCACTTGACGAGAAGTGGCTCACGGATATCACCGAGCATTGGACAGGAGAGGGCAAGCTCTACTTGTGCGCGATCAAGGACGTGTGCTCGAACCGGATCGTGGGGTACGCGATCGATAAGCGGATGAAGGCATCGCTTGCGGTTCGGGCGCTGGGAAACGCGCTGCAGCAGCGTGGCTATCCGGCGGGCGTGATCGTTCACAGCGACAGGGGCAGTCAATTTCGTAGCCGGAAGTTCCAGCAGGCTTTGAAGCGGCACCAGTTGAAGGGTTCGATGGGAAGAGTGGGCGCGTGTGGTGATAACGCTGCCATGGAGTCGTTCTTCTCGCTGTTACAGAAGAACGTGCTTGACCGGCAGTCGTGGCGCACCCGGCAAGAGTTGCGCCTCGCGATCGTGGCCTGGATCGAGGGGAAGTATCACCGGAAACGACGTCAGCGCAGGCTCGGGAAGCTGACACGGGTCGAGTTCGAGGCCATAATGATGGATGTCGTCGCTTTGGCGGCATAA